The Candidatus Curtissbacteria bacterium DNA window ATGGAAGAAATCGTCGGAATTTTTGCCAAACTCGGCTTTTTTCTCCAAAGCTATCCCGAAGTCGATTGGGATTGGTACGCTTTTGAATCCCTAAACATGCCAAAAGATCACCCTGCGAGAGACGACTGGGAAACTTTTTTCATCAAAGCTCCCACGAACTCCCGTTACGGGAGCCAGGTTCTCACACCTCACACATCAAACGGCCAGGTCCGTGAAATGGAGCGAGTCAAAAATCCGCCGATTCGAATGCTCAACATCGCAAGATGTTACCGAAGACAAATCGACGTTTCTCACACGCCAATGTTTCATCAATTCGAAGGTTTATTGGTCGACAAAAACGTATCGATTCCAGATCTCAAAGGAACTTTGGATTATTTCTCGACAAACTTTTTTGGCAAACAAAGAGTAACGAGGCTTCGCCCTCATCACTTCCGCTTCACCGAACCATCTTTCGAAGTCGACGTCACTTGTGGCGTTTGTTTAGGTAAAGGATGCCGTTTTTGCAAATCTGGCTGGGTCGAACTCGGCGGCGCGGGCATGGTTCACCCCAACGTTCTCAAAGCCGGAGGCATCGACCCAAAAGAATATTCCGGGTTCGCGTTCGGATGGGGAATAGAACGAACCATCGCCATGAGAACAGACCTTGGGGACATTCGTTTGCTTTACCAAAACGACCTAAGGTTCCTAGAACAATTCTAATGTTAAATTCGAAATACGAAACACGAGTTTATAAATTATGAATTTACTTATACCAGTTAACTGGCTTCGCGAATATTTAAAAACAGATGTAGCCGCAAAAACAATTGCTAGCTACCTAACCTTGTCCGGACCTTCGGTTGAGAGGATAGAAAAAAAAGGCGATGATTTTATTTTTGACGTTGAAGTAACCACCAATCGTCCAGACGCTTTCTCCATATACGGCTTGGCCAGAGAAGCAAACGCGATTCTTGCGGCGCAAGGAGAGAAGTCGAAGCTCGTCGACCCCAAAGGCTTAGATCTTCCTCTGGAGCCGGACAACCACGCCCAATACACGCTCGACGTTCTTATAAAAGACCCCAAGCTTTGCCCAAGATTTACAGCAATCATCCTCGACAACGTAAAAATCCGCCCGTCTCCCGCGTTCAT harbors:
- the pheS gene encoding phenylalanine--tRNA ligase subunit alpha, encoding MEEIVGIFAKLGFFLQSYPEVDWDWYAFESLNMPKDHPARDDWETFFIKAPTNSRYGSQVLTPHTSNGQVREMERVKNPPIRMLNIARCYRRQIDVSHTPMFHQFEGLLVDKNVSIPDLKGTLDYFSTNFFGKQRVTRLRPHHFRFTEPSFEVDVTCGVCLGKGCRFCKSGWVELGGAGMVHPNVLKAGGIDPKEYSGFAFGWGIERTIAMRTDLGDIRLLYQNDLRFLEQF